The DNA window CTACAGAGATCGACGTGATCTTAATCGTTTTAAGTTATTAGATTAGATCGAaactcaagttgtgttcaatttttcaaaccaaCTCGCATGTTGGTATTGTTTACACAAAAATTGTGGTTTTCAACGTGAACTACTACTTtttagttggcaactttttatttgaaattgtttagagGCCTAAACATTTATTTTCTATTGTCagatcttttaaattcaatttTTTGAGTTTTTTAACAACCTCAGATGTTGACATAGTTTATACCAAAAATTCTAGTGCTCAACACAAATTACAATTTGTAGCTGGTAATGTTTTATTTGGGGAATATCTAGCACCCGGATGTCCGGCGCGCAGCGCGCGTCCGGATGCCCGCTCAGCCCACCTGCATCCGCCTTCGCCCCACACATAGACGAGCACGCCCCCAGTGCGCCCCCACGAACACAGCACCTCCGTCCATCGGCCCCAGTCCGTTAGCCCTTCGGCGTGCCACGCACCCCTAGCTCGCCGTGCAGCCCGCTATGTCCGCCTTCGCACCACCCCACGCGCGCGACGAGCATGCCCCAGCACCCCCTGACTGCAGCACCCCCATCCGCCGCCCCTAGCGTCCCCGTCCGCTAGCCCTTAAGCGAGCCGCGCGTCCCCGTCCACCGGCCCCCGGCTCGTCCCCGACCGAACAACATAAAACGTtcgaataaaacacttgcaacttgcaacatggaaCAACCTGCTGCAACATAATActgaaatagctgaaacatttggaacatattacTGCAAAATTAatgtgaagcatatgaaacatccAGATCAGAATGATTGCAACATAGATCTagaaacaggtgaaacattttgaacaaatgctTATAACATGCctctcaaacacttgcaacatatgcaacatgtgcaataaaACGCtcgaataaaacacttgcaacttgcaacatggaaCAACTTGCTGTAAACATAAGACCGAAAGCTAAAACATTggaaacatattattgcaacatttGTGTGAAGCATATGACACATCCAGATaagaacaattgcaacatacatctagaaACAggtgaaatattttgaacaaatgcttgtaacatacatatgcaacatgtgcaatatcccccgatctacttttgcaacatcaagatgaaataattgcaacatacttctgaaacGTCGAAAACACTTGAACATGCATTTGCATCATATGGGTCCTCCCTGCCACGGTGTCTTTGGCCGACCGCGGGAGACGATGTCTCGGCTAGCAACTACCTTCTCCCATTGGCAccgggggtggtggtggcggtgcacACCGTGGCCACGACGGTTGAGTGCGGATTGGGCGCACAGTGGTGGCTGGCTGTGCAGAGGCATAGTATGGCGCGTGGAGTCCGAGTTGATGGCCGGCGGAAGATGGAGAGGATGGCCATGAAGAGGCGGAGTGGGTGAGGGGGCGCTGCATGGCGTAGGATGGGTGGGCACATGGGGGATGGCGGAGTGAGCGGCCGAGCATAGGATGGGGGTGCATGGTGGCGGAGTGAGGCAGCTAGGCGCGCGCGGGGATGGCTGCGGCGGCCAGCGGAGTGGACCGAGCAGGAATTTTTTTTGGAGGAGTCGTGCGGGGTGAGATGGGGGAATGGGATGAGTGTAGGAGTggatggccatggtgatcaacAGAGTGAGtcactgaaagccctagtttagttttggataattgatgaaacctaggattTATTgataatatgcttggacaagcaacacgAATCTAAAAAGAATTTATTGAATATCTTTATaaatgggttgtcatcaattaccaaaaaggggagatagaaagccctagtttggttttggataattgatgaaacctaggactaacctttgatctaagtgtgtgaattagaaaaggtggtccaatccaagtgatggagctagatgatggtcatggtaaAAGTGATGGTCACAAAAAGAtggatcaagtgcttcacatttggaaaagaagaaagagaaaaacaaaaaccgagatgatcaaggcaaaggtatatgataggtttttattttgcactcaagacaccatagagggtgtgagtgacttaggatcgatagccgtactataaagaggggagatctttggctaaacggtatatcaagtgccactaggtgatatgattcatgcattgcatttagggacctagtgtgctaacttctaacccttgtaaaatgctttggaaaatccTAGCACACGTGGACACAAGTTCTACaatttgtggttagcaagttggaagcaatgGCGAAGCGGTTGAGGACTTAAAGAAAAGGAGCGGAAAGtccttgaccagacgctggccgcagggtgaCCATACTCACCTCGGCGCGTTCGGACATTTATATCTAGGGAAGCAGTGACTGGCCAAGAGCGGGGAAGTGTGACTGAATGCTGCGACCTGACGCTAGGCGTGCGTCTGGTCATTGCGTGTAGTTGAGCTGTAGCGACCAGACTCACCAGTGTGTCCAGTCATCTATGatctgacgtgtccggtcaaagTTTAATGGCTTTGGAACCTCTCTATTCTTGACCTGACGCTGCATGGCTCACAGTCGATCAATCATGCAGTGAGTTCGGTCATAACTTAATGTTCCGTGCGACTGTGACTTGACCATTGGAGATGAATGGGTGAGGTTTGAAAGAGGACACATGGACGGCCaagggtgactggatgctgggtgaccggacgctggggtgcatccggtcagtgcgtcCTGTCAGCCCGTGAGTAgagcaatggctctatttcaaggGGATGTCTATAAATAGTATCTGGCCAGCTTGGGGCTCTCTCTCtcggcactttgacatacttcacatccttgtgagcctaagaaaacacctcccactcatctcaatcattgattcatcatcatagtgagattgggagtgattccaagtgcatttgtttgagtgattgcatctaatgGCACTTCGGGATCGTTGTAGCTGTAGATTtattgtttctcttggtggttgccaccacctagatggtttggagtagtggaggagcttcggcatgtgttggtgattgttcatggccagctctggtgattgtgaggggtcttgcaccttccccggcgaagagcctcaaggtagctctagtaaattactcgtgtcattgagttacctcacttgtgggtaggatCTTGTGGTGCCTCTTatggtgggctaggtgtgtgacacctattagccgccgaaccgccaagtgttagtcgacacaatggggactagcgtgccggcaagctcgtgaacctcgggagaaaaattaattgtctcttgccccttggtattctcccggtgattgaattggtattcatcttatgattggttcactcctctacgtggtggtataatcactctactcactcatttacattcccgcaaactagttgtagcaagctctttagtgtagctagaattaagagcttgctttgtagcttaagtttatctagtggagcttttagtgtagcaagtgtgagagctcttagtgagtagtgacttatcaaattgtgtgcctagtgattatagtaactagaattgttggataggtggcttgcaacccttgtagagttagagcaagtttgcattttgctatttgtcatactaataaaattgctctagtgatcttgtagatttttaaataggctattcacccccccccctctagccatattaggacctttcaagtggtattggagccgtggtcaccatttgattgaaggcttaacaaccttggtgtcaaattatggctcaaattgtgttcaaccatgtgggggacaaaccaccgttctttgatggcacatgctatgattattggaagagaaagatgaagatgtatcttggttcaatcaatgaccaagtgtgggatatgaccgagagtgactatgtgattcttgatccggacaatctcaccaacaacaacaaggccaacaagcaatgcaatacaatggctctcaacactatcTCCAATGCTATTTAtttcaaggtgtttgagcaaataaaGGATTGTGAGAAAGCTAGTGAAGTGTGAAAGAGATTAGAggagacctatgagggcacaccaatggtgaaaagtgccaagctatacatcctcaaggacaagttgacaagcttcaagatgaaggatgatgagagcattctggagatgttctatagattgcaagtaattgtaaatgacttgaaggctttgggagagaagatcaatgatgatgatgtctctcatcggttcttaatgtgcttacctcctagatttgagacattaagattgatcatcattagtGGAGGATTGAAGTAActcacccccaaccaagtactaggtgatgtcatgacacaagagacatatcatgtggaaagggagagggtgacaaggatgagaagaaggaagatgaagacaagaaaaagaagagtgtagcattcaaggctagctcattatccaagaacaagggcaagtcaaagaagcaagaatcaagtgatgatgaagatgctaatgacattgatgatgaggccatggctctcttTATGCGCAAGtttggaaaattcatgaagaagaagggctatggtgcaagaaagagaagagacagcaacaaaagcaaagaatatgtaagaagatgctacaattgcaagaacCTGAACCATATTGCggtggattgtccctacaatagtgacaatgatgaggataagaagaagaagcaaaagaaggagaaggagaaaaagatgacttccaaaagaagaagggtggtagCTGTGGTGacgtgggatagtgatgcttctttgaaggatgatgactcaagtgatcatgacaagaaatccaagaagaaagtacttgcaagcatagccatcaacaacaagcctttcaTCTTCGATACTTCatcaacttgcctcatggcaaatcccaccaaggtaaaatatgatgatagtgatgatgatgcttgtgaaagtgatgattgtaggagtgatgatgatgataatgatgaggagGACTCCAAGGAGGCTCTCATGGACATGTTGGAGAATGCCCACACATgtcttgagatgaagagaaaggagtgcaaagaattgcggaAAGAGCTCAAAGCTCTCAAGcgatcctttgatgagctaaatacttctcatgagagtctaagggaagaccatgaggagcttggcaatgCTCACACTAAGCTTGAAAGAGCTCACTCCTCTCTTCTCGAGCATGTTAAGAAGGAGGGAGCCAAGAAGGATCATGTGATTgtgacatgtgatgtgggactaacatgtgatattattgatgaatctttttataaatccattgttgttgctcccactaacccttcttgtagcaccaccactactacttcacctttgagtgatggtttcacttgtgatgcctcactaatgatagaaaatgagaccctcaagaaggaggtgaatgagctcactcgtgccttaggcaatgcctatggtagaGATGCCCACatgtttgggtagccaaaggttctctctcaacaaggagggattaggctatacccctaagaaaggtaaagtggcctttgtcactcctagagctagttttgtaaaggataatggtcggttttgcaatagatgcaagcaagttaggtATATAAAGCAATATTGTAGGACTAACAAGAATAAGCAacttaatgtatcctcaattagatttgattcttgttacatgcttgttaagggtgccaatggtgtgaagactaagttcattggtacaccaattatgggcccaaagaagaaggtcatttggataccaaagaccttggtaactaaccttcaaggacccaagcaagtttgggtacctaaaaagaattgatcttcttttgtaggtcaattacaaagctggaggaaggcattgggtgcttgatagtgggtgcacacaacatatgaccggtgattcaagaatgttcaattcaatcaatcaGAATgatagcaatgggattgatagtatcacatttgatgacaatggcaaaggcaaggtcaaagggcttggtaagattgcaatatctaatgacttgagcattttcaatgtgctactagtagagagcttgaacttcaacctattatcggtagctcaattgtgtgatcttggtttcaagtgcatatttggaattgatggtgtagagatcataagtgtagatggctctaacttgatattcaaaggttttagacatgagaatctatacttggttgatttcaatgctagagaagctaaattatcaacatgtttgctcactaagtctagcatgggttgggggaggcatagaaggcttggtcatgttggaatgaaataattaaacaagatgattaagcatgatctagtcaGAGGCctaaaagatgtcacatttgagaaggataagctttgtagtgcatgtcaagccagaaagcaagttggcaacacacaccctaagaagagcataatgagtacatctaaggtatttgagttattgcacatggatttatttggaccaaccacttacactagcattagtcaaaacaaatatggatttgtgattatggataatttcactagatatacatcggtgttctttcttgttgacaaaagtgatgtgtttgcaaccttcaaaacTTTCATCAAGAGAATCcgtaatgagtttgaaacaaccatcaagaaagtaagaagtgacaatggaagtgaatttaagaatacaagagttgatgatttgtgtgatgagtttggggttaggcatcaattcttggccaagtacactccacaatcaaatggcctagttgagaggaagaatagaaccttgatagacatggcaagatcaatgttgagtgagtacaatgtgagtcgttcattttgggccgaagcaatcaacatggcttgctactatagcaaccgactctattgtcaccctatgatggagaagatgccttatgagctcttgaatggaagaaagcccaatattgcatacttttagGTTTTTGGTTGCACATGGTATATATTGAATAAAAGCataagattgagcaagtttgagaagaaatgtgatgaaggttttttgcttggttactcaactactagcaaggcttatagagtttggaatttggctattgatactcttgaggaggttcatgatgtggaatttgattaaataaatagttcacaagaggaagatgagaatctagatgatgtaagagacactcaattggtaaatgcaatgaagaatatggacattggtgatataaggcctagagaggtgattgatgttgaagatgacaagaatcaagtgctttctaactcaaatatgcaagctagtggttctcatgatcaaaatcaagcaagtgctagtgatgacaaagtgcaagatcaacaataagtagctagttcatcatctcaaccaagtgataaatcaaatgcaagcaatcaagtgcaagtgctccaaccaaccaatgttgcaagagatcatccattggactctataattggtgatatctctagaggtgtgcaaacaggatcaagattggcatcattttatgaacacttctcatttgtctcATCCATTGAattaaagaagatagatgaagctttgaaggatgttgattggtaaatgttatgcatgaagagcttAACAACTTCACAACAAATCAAGTAttggagttagttgagaggcctaaggatcataatgtgattggaacaaaatgggccttttggaacaagcaagatcaagatgggatagttgtaaggaacaaagcaagattagtggctcaacgttacactcaagttgaaggtcttgactttggagagatatataccccggttgcaagattggaagcaactaggatcttattagcctatgcttgtgcccacaacatcaagttgtaccaaatggatgtgaagagtgcatttctcaataggtacatcaatgagcttatgtatgttgagcaacaTCCTGGtttaagaagcccaaccatgtttacaagttgagaaaggctttatatggcttgaagcaagcaccaagagtatggtatgaaagattgagggatttcctactctctaagggatttaagatgggaaaggttgacaccactcttttcatcaagaagctaggaaatgacttgtttgtgttgcaaatctatgttaataatatcatatttggatcaaccaatcaagatttttgtgagtttagaaagatgatagcaagtgaatttgagatgtccatgattggagagcttagttactttcttggtcttcaaatcaagcaaataaagaatgacacatttgtgagtcaaggcaagtacatcaaagtcatgctcaagaagtttggcatggatgaaagcaaagctattagtacaccaatggggacaaatggaagcttggatagtgatgctagtggcaacatggtggatcaaacgatgtatcggtctatgattggaagcctactctatatgatcgcatcaaggccggatgtgatgtttagtatatgcatatgtataagattttaagcctcatcaagagaaagtcatttgaaggcaacaaagagaatattgaggtccttgaagcatacacaaaatgttagattgtggtataccaaaggagcaagatttgagctgattggatattcgaactccgattatgcgggatgcaaagttgagagaaagagcacatcaggcacatgtcaactattgggaagatcacttgtgtcttggtcatcaaagaagtaaaatagtgtagcacttttaaccgccgaagcggaatacatttcggccggtagttgttgtgcacaattactttagatgaaggctactttgagtgattttgaaatcaagttcaagcaagtgacattgctatgtgacaatgagagtgcaatcaagcttaccaacaatctggttcgacatgtaagaacaaagcacattgatgtccgccatcattttataagagatcaccaacaaaaagggaatatttgcattgagagtgtgggcaccgatgatcaacttaccgatatcttcaccaagccacttgatgagaagaggttttgcaagctaagcaataaattgaacatacttgactcctcaaatatgtgttgacgcacccccattatatgacatgcctctccttcgagcaaagcaaggtaaagttgattgacatggcattCATCAATtgaaggacttgtttagtgcatctagtgacTCTTCACaattaaataggctcattcatgaaaatcaaatgaatttgatgattgtatggtaccactattgcttgtatgtttgtggGATTGTGAACCtaatgtttgatctagaaaatgagctataagtgtttaactcaatatggtgcaTGATaccccttatttggaggtgtgaagaagcttgaccGTGGTTCAAACCGAgtgaaatatcttttgcaagtgatctagattgaaccatatTGGAAGATGGTCCTCACTTATCATGGTCTCACACAACTTATCTAAAATATAAGCTCACctttttgtggtcattgatgacaaagggggagaagtaattcccAAAGATAAGAAAAAGGAGGAGAGAAACCAAAGATTGTAAGATAGgagaaaggaaggggatcaattagagaaaccaaagatagtaagataggtgaAAGGAAGAGGATCAATTAAgacttgaagcacacaagtagggggagcaagctcataaacttgtatgttgcatttgtatgtgcattatatgtgtttgcttgcatggcataagttcaaaattccatatccatgcttgtgtggtgtatgctagatcatagaaaatgtttgatgaaatgaaaaactagcatgcataggaaagCTAGACACTTGAATTGTTCTTACAAgtagtactagaaccttgcttataattttgatctcatgaggtatctagttctttgttgttct is part of the Miscanthus floridulus cultivar M001 chromosome 9, ASM1932011v1, whole genome shotgun sequence genome and encodes:
- the LOC136480240 gene encoding uncharacterized protein — encoded protein: MALFMRKFGKFMKKKGYGARKRRDSNKSKEYVRRCYNCKNLNHIAVDCPYNSDNDEDKKKKQKKEKEKKMTSKRRRVVAVVTWDSDASLKDDDSSDHDKKSKKKVLASIAINNKPFIFDTSSTCLMANPTKVKYDDSDDDACESDDCRSDDDDNDEEDSKEALMDMLENAHTCLEMKRKECKELRKELKALKRSFDELNTSHESLREDHEELENETLKKEVNELTRALGNAYGRDAHMFG